The genomic interval GGCCTCGGGCTCGCGTCGGTCGTCGTTTACACCGCCGGGTCGCGCGGCGCCGACGTGACGATACCGGGAGTGGCGCTCGACCGCGCCGACGACCTGCAGGCCCGGCTGAAGCAGCTCGCCATCGTCGCGGAGGGCGAGGACGCGGTATGAAGCTCCACCCGCTGTCGGTGCCGTACCGGACCGGCTCGGCGGTGGCCCGCTTCGCGTGGGTGCTCGTCATCGGGACCGTCTCCACCTCCCAGCTGGACGGGTTCGGAGCGCTCGCGGCCGGCGCGCTCGTCGTCGCCCTGCTCGGCGTGCTCGCCTATCAGGTGGCCTACGTCCGGCGGTTCGACTACGAGCTCACCGACGACACCTTCGACCTCGCCTCGGGGGTCGTCTCCCGGCGCACCCGCGAGATACCGTACCGGCGCGTCCAGAACGTGGACGTGTCGCGCAACGTCGTCCAGCGCGCCCTCGGCCTCGCGGAGGTGCGCATCGAGACGGCCGGGGGCGGCGAGACGGAGGCGCAGCTCCGCTACGTGAGCCACGACGAGGCCGAACGCCTCCAGCGCGAGATCGGGCGACGAAAGCGCGGCGACGGCGAGACGGCGACGGACCCCGACGGGACGGCCCGCCCGTCGAGGACGCGGGCGAGCGGCTCTTCGCCGTCACGAACCGCGAACTGCTCCTGCTGGGCGTCGTCCAGGTGGACCTCCGGCTGCTCTCGTTCGTGACGGTGCTGCTCCCGGTCGTGCTCCCTCGGTAGTCGTTCCCGCTGCTCGACCTGTTGCGCGCCGCGCCGTTCGTCCTCGCGGGGCTCGTCGCCGTC from Halosegnis marinus carries:
- a CDS encoding PH domain-containing protein, whose amino-acid sequence is MKLHPLSVPYRTGSAVARFAWVLVIGTVSTSQLDGFGALAAGALVVALLGVLAYQVAYVRRFDYELTDDTFDLASGVVSRRTREIPYRRVQNVDVSRNVVQRALGLAEVRIETAGGGETEAQLRYVSHDEAERLQREIGRRKRGDGETATDPDGTARPSRTRASGSSPSRTANCSCWASSRWTSGCSRS